In Kineococcus sp. NBC_00420, a single genomic region encodes these proteins:
- a CDS encoding carotenoid biosynthesis protein, translating into MPPKLAPLLTGVLTGAAVLTQIAHPLLRGETLRRTTIGSVAAFSAAALGDAARRGGARGTVTTLAVAGGLGLLAEAVGTRTGKPFGHYRYAGTLGPQVLDVPVVVPLAWTMLAQPAVRLGRRLARELPREWSRGRRDVVVVATAAWTLASWDLFLDPQMTAAGHWVFADPHPHLPGVPGIPLGNYAGWLLTALVICAALHRALPAEDEDPQTVPATLLSWTWLGSTLGNAVFFRRPVVAAYGGVAMGLTVLPYLRVVLGGRR; encoded by the coding sequence GTGCCTCCCAAACTCGCGCCGCTCCTGACCGGGGTCCTCACCGGGGCGGCCGTGCTCACGCAGATCGCCCACCCGCTGCTGCGGGGCGAGACCCTGCGCCGCACGACGATCGGATCGGTCGCGGCCTTCTCCGCGGCGGCCCTCGGTGACGCGGCCCGCCGGGGCGGTGCGCGCGGGACGGTGACGACCCTGGCCGTCGCGGGCGGTCTCGGTCTGCTGGCCGAGGCGGTGGGTACCCGCACGGGGAAACCCTTCGGGCACTACCGCTACGCCGGGACCCTCGGTCCGCAGGTGCTGGACGTGCCGGTGGTCGTCCCGCTGGCGTGGACGATGCTGGCCCAGCCGGCGGTCCGGCTCGGACGGCGCCTGGCCCGGGAGCTGCCCCGGGAGTGGTCCCGCGGACGGCGTGACGTCGTGGTCGTCGCCACGGCCGCGTGGACGCTGGCCAGCTGGGACCTCTTCCTCGACCCGCAGATGACCGCCGCGGGCCACTGGGTCTTCGCCGACCCCCACCCGCACCTGCCGGGGGTGCCGGGCATCCCCCTGGGCAACTACGCGGGCTGGTTGCTGACGGCCCTCGTGATCTGCGCGGCGCTGCACCGGGCCCTGCCGGCGGAGGACGAGGACCCGCAGACCGTCCCCGCGACCCTGCTCAGCTGGACCTGGCTGGGCTCGACGCTGGGCAACGCGGTGTTCTTCCGGCGTCCCGTCGTGGCCGCCTACGGCGGGGTCGCGATGGGGCTCACCGTCCTCCCCTACCTCCGCGTCGTGCTCGGGGGTCGGCGGTGA
- a CDS encoding monooxygenase, translating to MPTPEIVTLDVWKVAAQTVPRALWRMAVDRRTVTRLPGAQFAKLLGTGDGTTFTVRDADPLHWAVLVAWNSRADADRYEDSRPVRAWRGFAAERLQVRLAPLSSRGSWSGREPFGGSRSAPDDGGPVASITRARLRPTKAPSFWRAVPPVAADLHTVPGLRCAIGVGEAPLGYQGTFSLWESTNAMREFAHRRSAHREVMAATPREGWYAEELFARFRVLEVRGTLDGAVP from the coding sequence GTGCCCACCCCTGAGATCGTCACGCTCGACGTCTGGAAGGTTGCGGCGCAGACCGTTCCGCGGGCGCTGTGGCGGATGGCCGTGGACCGCCGGACGGTGACGCGACTGCCGGGAGCGCAGTTCGCGAAGCTCCTGGGCACCGGTGACGGCACGACCTTCACGGTCCGCGACGCGGACCCGCTGCACTGGGCCGTCCTGGTCGCCTGGAACTCCCGGGCCGACGCCGACCGCTACGAGGACTCCCGGCCGGTCCGCGCCTGGCGGGGTTTCGCCGCCGAGCGGTTGCAGGTCCGCCTGGCCCCGCTGAGCAGCCGCGGCAGCTGGTCCGGGCGCGAACCCTTCGGCGGGTCCCGGTCGGCGCCGGACGACGGCGGGCCGGTGGCCTCGATCACGCGCGCCCGGTTGCGACCGACGAAGGCGCCCTCGTTCTGGCGGGCGGTCCCGCCCGTCGCCGCCGACCTGCACACCGTGCCCGGGTTGCGGTGCGCGATCGGGGTGGGTGAGGCGCCACTGGGGTACCAGGGGACGTTCTCGTTGTGGGAGTCGACGAACGCGATGCGGGAGTTCGCCCACCGCCGCAGCGCCCACCGCGAGGTCATGGCCGCCACCCCGCGGGAAGGCTGGTACGCGGAGGAACTGTTCGCGCGGTTCCGGGTGCTGGAGGTCCGCGGGACGTTGGACGGAGCCGTGCCCTGA
- a CDS encoding alpha/beta fold hydrolase, whose protein sequence is MIELLEGFAVHHAGSTVSEAPVVVLVHGLGGAASTWAPLVPHLATDHRLIVVELPGHGVGPSIDSAQMSPRALGARLHRLTATLANRQGRTVHLVGHSLGGWICLEAAAEPGARDTIASVTAFTPAGLWTTPRRRPPLLPTGQQFARLAGRFPSGLVTTRIGRTLALGATSTAPRRLPAEVVRAAVRSIAAAPGYAGADAGIAGGAFTRGGAVLVPVTVVTGLRDRVLPPSFVVRACAPPQTHWLEWEDCGHVPVWDRPADCATVVRDRLRTA, encoded by the coding sequence ATGATCGAACTCCTCGAGGGGTTCGCCGTCCACCACGCCGGGTCCACCGTCTCCGAGGCACCGGTCGTCGTCCTCGTCCACGGACTCGGCGGCGCCGCGAGCACGTGGGCCCCCCTCGTCCCGCACCTCGCCACCGACCACCGCCTCATCGTCGTCGAGCTCCCGGGGCACGGGGTCGGTCCGTCGATCGACAGCGCGCAGATGAGCCCCCGGGCGCTGGGTGCCCGGCTGCACCGGCTCACCGCCACCCTCGCGAACCGGCAGGGACGCACCGTCCACCTGGTCGGGCACTCCCTCGGCGGCTGGATCTGCCTGGAGGCCGCGGCGGAACCCGGGGCCCGCGACACCATCGCCAGCGTCACCGCCTTCACCCCCGCGGGGCTCTGGACGACTCCCCGCCGACGGCCGCCGCTGCTGCCGACCGGTCAGCAGTTCGCCCGCCTCGCCGGCCGGTTCCCGAGTGGACTCGTCACGACCAGGATCGGGCGGACGCTGGCCCTCGGAGCGACCAGCACCGCACCCCGCCGCCTGCCGGCCGAGGTCGTGCGCGCGGCGGTGCGCTCCATCGCCGCCGCACCCGGGTACGCCGGCGCGGACGCCGGCATCGCAGGCGGGGCGTTCACCCGGGGCGGTGCGGTGCTCGTCCCGGTGACGGTCGTGACCGGTCTGCGGGACCGGGTGCTGCCACCGTCGTTCGTGGTGCGGGCCTGCGCGCCACCGCAGACGCACTGGCTGGAGTGGGAGGACTGCGGTCACGTCCCGGTGTGGGACCGGCCCGCGGACTGCGCCACCGTCGTCCGCGACCGACTGCGCACCGCGTAG
- a CDS encoding aminoacyl-tRNA deacylase — protein sequence MRWTVLQETPGNGGPTTATPPAVEATATALVDLGGAGEVLEVPATLRNPAELAEHLGVPLAAVATTAVLKTRDSRHLLVVASATHPIFLPTLAGVLSEPELRWDDDSEVLRRTGSVLGSASPIGLTAELPTFVDVALAPYPAIWVPAGHPHAVFRTRYDELLRLTSGHPVEIG from the coding sequence ATGAGGTGGACGGTGCTGCAGGAGACTCCTGGGAACGGGGGGCCGACCACCGCCACGCCCCCCGCCGTGGAGGCCACCGCGACCGCTCTCGTCGACCTGGGCGGCGCGGGTGAGGTCCTCGAAGTACCGGCGACCCTGCGCAACCCGGCCGAGCTCGCGGAACACCTCGGGGTCCCGCTCGCCGCCGTGGCGACCACCGCCGTACTGAAGACCCGGGACAGCAGGCACCTGCTGGTCGTGGCCTCCGCGACGCACCCGATCTTCCTGCCCACCCTCGCCGGCGTGCTCAGCGAACCGGAACTCCGGTGGGACGACGACTCGGAAGTGCTGCGCCGCACCGGATCCGTCCTGGGATCGGCGTCGCCCATCGGACTCACCGCGGAACTACCGACCTTCGTGGACGTGGCCCTGGCCCCGTACCCGGCGATCTGGGTCCCGGCCGGACACCCGCACGCCGTGTTCCGCACCCGCTACGACGAGCTCCTCCGCCTCACCAGCGGGCACCCCGTCGAGATCGGATGA
- a CDS encoding PKD domain-containing protein → MTSKMQAACIVAFGFISVLGPLPAAEAARNSWGRASGGSVEVGAGTAKASREPTRRQEPSKTSGPPVQVSKTPACGRNGPEGSFGSDTCRASIANCPPGQFLVTTWTRTGDDVRWVNQGNSCTTDATTAEPVVLPTVTEADLRRVPLPASPVNLQPDGGEALLNVPLILHTTAGTVTRDTTILGYPVTIRATPTSWTWTFGDGSTLGPTEDPGNPYPHQSLTHTYTAAGDREITLTTTYTGEYTIAGLPYRPIDGTASVTSAPTPVHVLTGSTVLTR, encoded by the coding sequence GTGACAAGCAAGATGCAGGCCGCCTGCATCGTCGCCTTTGGGTTCATCTCCGTCCTCGGGCCGCTCCCAGCTGCAGAAGCAGCCAGAAACTCCTGGGGTCGCGCTTCCGGAGGCTCCGTTGAGGTTGGCGCTGGTACCGCGAAAGCCAGCAGAGAGCCGACACGAAGACAAGAACCGTCCAAGACTTCCGGGCCTCCGGTCCAGGTCTCCAAGACCCCCGCCTGCGGCCGCAACGGCCCGGAAGGCTCCTTCGGGTCCGACACCTGCCGGGCCTCCATCGCGAACTGCCCGCCCGGGCAGTTCCTCGTCACCACCTGGACCCGGACCGGCGACGACGTCCGCTGGGTCAACCAGGGGAACTCCTGCACGACCGACGCAACCACCGCAGAACCCGTCGTCCTGCCGACCGTCACCGAGGCCGACCTGCGCCGCGTCCCGCTGCCCGCGAGCCCGGTGAACCTCCAACCCGACGGCGGCGAGGCCCTGCTCAACGTCCCGCTGATCCTGCACACCACCGCGGGGACGGTCACCCGGGACACCACCATCCTGGGCTACCCGGTCACCATCCGCGCCACGCCGACGAGCTGGACGTGGACGTTCGGCGACGGTTCCACCCTGGGGCCCACCGAGGATCCCGGAAACCCCTACCCGCACCAGAGCCTCACCCACACGTACACCGCAGCGGGCGACCGGGAGATCACCCTCACCACCACCTACACCGGCGAGTACACGATCGCGGGGCTCCCCTACCGACCCATCGACGGCACCGCCTCGGTGACGTCCGCACCGACCCCGGTCCACGTCCTCACGGGATCCACCGTCCTCACGCGCTGA
- a CDS encoding DUF6318 family protein: MIQLHRAAVPLVTLAATGLLVGCSNETVAAPVARSTTTATSGPVATPTPSETQETSPRSDPTTTRSLPVPELSELGTTFTQDGASAFAGYYIQVLNYSRNTGDVALLHSISDSGCSGCDYDIREITGYLTHGYEHVGLETRFRETWFRSWDPAIGEIQMDVTVDRPPHVIVDASGHEIEQVPGLTGETFFLWLKWIDGHWIVWEAE, from the coding sequence GTGATCCAGCTCCACCGCGCCGCCGTACCCCTCGTCACGCTCGCCGCCACCGGCCTGCTCGTCGGGTGTTCGAACGAGACCGTCGCCGCACCCGTCGCGAGGTCCACGACCACCGCGACGAGCGGACCCGTCGCGACGCCGACGCCGTCGGAGACGCAAGAGACCTCGCCGCGGAGCGACCCGACCACGACACGATCGCTACCCGTCCCAGAGCTGTCCGAACTGGGCACCACGTTCACCCAGGACGGTGCGAGCGCCTTCGCCGGCTACTACATCCAGGTCCTCAACTACTCGAGGAACACCGGGGACGTAGCGCTATTACATTCGATCTCAGACTCGGGCTGCTCTGGCTGCGACTACGACATTCGAGAAATTACCGGCTACCTCACCCACGGATACGAACACGTCGGCTTGGAGACTCGGTTTCGCGAGACGTGGTTCAGATCCTGGGATCCTGCGATTGGCGAGATCCAGATGGATGTCACCGTCGACAGACCTCCCCACGTCATCGTCGATGCTTCGGGTCACGAGATCGAACAAGTGCCTGGTTTGACAGGGGAAACGTTCTTCCTGTGGCTGAAATGGATCGACGGCCATTGGATCGTTTGGGAGGCAGAGTGA
- a CDS encoding DUF6504 family protein, with translation MRRFFDEVHVRSGAVGEAPDEPVQFVWHGRLYVVRTVLSRWRERSAWWEHPAVAAVHGDGPTGGGTATAVRPVLEIGDLEREVFRVEASVGRSGAVGVYDLARRVPPGTAAVSEGAATPSPDGSDGWQLLRVSD, from the coding sequence GTGCGACGGTTCTTCGACGAGGTCCACGTCCGGTCCGGTGCGGTGGGGGAGGCGCCCGACGAACCCGTCCAGTTCGTCTGGCACGGACGGCTCTACGTCGTGCGCACGGTCCTGTCCCGGTGGCGTGAACGCAGCGCCTGGTGGGAGCACCCGGCCGTCGCCGCCGTCCACGGGGACGGCCCGACGGGCGGTGGCACGGCGACCGCGGTCCGTCCCGTCCTCGAGATCGGCGACCTCGAACGCGAGGTCTTCCGCGTCGAGGCCAGCGTCGGGCGCTCCGGTGCGGTCGGTGTCTACGACCTCGCCCGCCGCGTCCCGCCCGGAACGGCGGCTGTGTCGGAGGGCGCTGCTACTCCTTCTCCTGACGGATCGGACGGCTGGCAGTTGCTGCGCGTCAGCGACTGA
- a CDS encoding SAV_6107 family HEPN domain-containing protein: protein MPATLDVPQGLPRPLTTAALDLLERCEDELLVALRSDDTAERYVHAHLAALRAGAALVAVHGRPTSPRRSGPRSVWEMLPAFDSALQEWAERFAATAPLRSAVEAGRTGVVDEAAAEELLADAEQFHRVVESLLGLSALPLAG from the coding sequence ATGCCCGCCACTCTCGACGTCCCCCAGGGTCTCCCGCGCCCGCTGACCACTGCCGCCCTCGACCTGCTCGAGCGCTGCGAGGACGAACTGCTCGTCGCCCTGCGCTCCGACGACACCGCCGAGCGCTACGTCCACGCCCACCTCGCCGCCCTGCGCGCGGGCGCCGCCCTCGTCGCCGTCCACGGACGTCCCACCAGTCCCCGGCGCAGCGGCCCCCGCAGCGTCTGGGAGATGCTCCCCGCCTTCGACTCCGCCCTGCAGGAGTGGGCTGAGCGGTTCGCCGCGACCGCCCCGCTGCGTTCCGCGGTCGAGGCCGGCCGGACCGGCGTCGTCGACGAGGCTGCCGCCGAGGAACTCCTCGCCGACGCCGAGCAGTTCCATCGCGTCGTGGAATCGTTGCTCGGGCTCAGCGCCCTCCCGCTGGCCGGCTGA